In the genome of Acetobacter oryzifermentans, one region contains:
- a CDS encoding MerR family transcriptional regulator: MMKIGELAQKTGLTTSKIRFYERIGLLTAVDRRSNGYRTYPPQAVLLLGLITTAQRAGFTLDEIRTLLPSDLQHWDHDALMDALTRKIADIEALQARLTQSKAHLLRLVEDIQARPEDMDCAANAHRVLTNVLAGPSDNLDVTPNDVRLLDRTDRRLSVSRGRSKKAVSP; encoded by the coding sequence ATGATGAAGATTGGAGAACTGGCCCAGAAAACCGGTCTTACGACGTCAAAAATCCGGTTCTATGAGCGCATCGGATTGCTGACAGCGGTTGATCGTCGTTCCAACGGATACCGTACCTACCCACCACAGGCCGTGCTGCTTCTGGGGCTCATCACAACGGCGCAACGGGCCGGATTTACGCTGGATGAAATCCGCACCCTGCTACCCTCTGATCTGCAACACTGGGACCATGATGCGCTCATGGACGCACTGACACGCAAGATTGCGGATATCGAGGCGCTGCAGGCACGTCTGACCCAGAGCAAGGCGCATCTCCTTCGTTTGGTGGAGGACATTCAGGCGCGCCCCGAAGACATGGACTGCGCGGCTAACGCCCATCGTGTCCTGACGAATGTGCTTGCGGGACCTTCCGACAATCTGGACGTCACGCCTAACGATGTGCGCCTTCTGGACAGGACGGATCGTCGTCTGTCCGTGAGCAGAGGGCGCAGCAAAAAAGCTGTTTCGCCTTAA
- a CDS encoding alpha/beta fold hydrolase, giving the protein MSFVTTLDGVEIFYKDWGPKDAQPIVFHHGWPLSADDWDTQMLFFLSRGFRVIAHDRRGHGRSAQVSDGHDMDHYAADASAVVEHLDLKNAIHVGHSTGGGQVARYVAQYGQPQGRVTKVVLVSSVPPLMVQTDRSPEGAPIQVLDGLRAGLAANRAQFFLDVPTGPFYGFNRPGAEISEGTIRNWWRQGMMGSAKAHYEGIKGFSETDQTEDLKTITVPTLVLQGDDDQVVPYKNAALLQHQLIAGSVLKIYPGYPHGMHTTHADTINADILAFITG; this is encoded by the coding sequence ATGTCATTTGTCACGACACTCGACGGTGTAGAGATTTTTTATAAAGACTGGGGACCGAAGGATGCACAGCCTATCGTTTTCCATCATGGCTGGCCACTCAGCGCCGATGACTGGGACACGCAGATGCTGTTCTTCCTGAGCAGGGGCTTTCGCGTCATTGCGCATGACCGCCGTGGTCACGGACGATCTGCGCAGGTGAGCGACGGTCATGACATGGACCATTACGCGGCCGACGCATCGGCAGTTGTGGAACATCTCGACCTGAAAAACGCCATTCATGTCGGGCATTCGACAGGGGGCGGACAGGTTGCCCGCTATGTCGCGCAATACGGTCAGCCGCAGGGACGGGTTACCAAAGTCGTGCTCGTCAGTTCCGTGCCGCCTTTGATGGTCCAAACGGATCGCAGCCCGGAAGGCGCACCGATCCAAGTGCTGGACGGCCTGCGGGCCGGGCTTGCCGCCAACCGCGCGCAGTTCTTCCTCGATGTCCCGACCGGACCGTTCTACGGCTTCAACCGGCCGGGTGCGGAGATCTCGGAAGGCACGATCCGCAACTGGTGGCGGCAGGGCATGATGGGCAGCGCCAAGGCGCATTATGAAGGTATCAAGGGCTTCTCGGAAACAGACCAGACCGAAGATCTGAAGACGATCACGGTGCCGACCCTCGTCCTGCAGGGCGACGACGACCAGGTGGTTCCCTACAAGAACGCGGCTCTGCTCCAGCATCAGTTGATCGCCGGCAGTGTGCTGAAGATCTACCCCGGCTATCCGCACGGCATGCACACGACCCATGCCGACACGATCAACGCCGATATCCTGGCCTTCATCACGGGGTGA